The following is a genomic window from Thermodesulfobacteriota bacterium.
CATGGAACCGAGATTGCTGCTGTTCAACTATTATTACGGACAAGGAGATTTCCCCAATGCCGAAAAGGTGTTGGCGCAGGCCGTCGAGGCCCATCCGGAAACCCCGGCCCTGCGGATTCTGCTGGGAAAGTATTATTTCAACCGGCAGCGTATGGCGGAAGCCGAGGCGGCGTTTTTAGAAGCCGTCCGGCTGGCTCCCGACCAGGCCGGCGCTTATCTGGTGGCCGGAAAATTCTACAGTGCCGTCAGCAAGCCCGAAACAGCCGTGGAAATGTTTCGCAAAGCCGGCCGGCTGAATCCACAGGACGTGGAAGTGACGACCATGCTGGCCGAATTCTACCTGGACAACAAGCTTATCGATGATGCCCGGCGAACCATCGATGGGATTCTGGAAAAGCATCCCGCTTATTTTCCGGCCCGCCTGTTGAAAGTCAGAAGCCTGCTCATGGCACAGCATTATGACCAGGCCGTTGCCCTGTGTGATGAATACTTGAAAGGTAATCCCGCGGCGGATCAGCTGCTGGTTTCCAAGGGCGTGGCCCATGCGGCCAAGGGGGATCTGGCGGCGGCCGAACGGGTTCTGGCCGAAGCGGTGGCCGTGGCGCCGGCCAACATCAACGCCAAGTTCAGGCTGCTGGATGTTTATCTGAAACAGGACAAGGTGGAACAGGCCCAGAAGCTGAACCAGGATATGATCAGTTTTCTGCATGAAAATTTCGACGTAACGGTAATACTGGGCGATACGAAACTGGACAGGGAAAAAGCGCAGAAAGGCCTGGATTCCCTGGATTCGCTTTCCCGGTTCGCCTCCGCCAGCCCGTTCGATCGTTTAAACACCGAGCAGGCGAACAATCTGAAGGCCGAATACGACCGGCTGATGAGCGAGTTCAACCGCATCCTTGAGAACAACCCTGACCGCCTCAACGTCTTTGAAAGCATCATTCTGCTGCATGCCGCCCGCAAGGAGTACGATGTCGCCCAGGCCAAGTGCGATCGGCAGCTCGAACGGTTAAAAGACAAACCGCTGCTGGCGGCCAGGGTTTATAACATCAAGGGCGGATTGCACTTGGCCCGGAACAGCATCGACCAGGCCCGGGAGGCCTTTGATCGGGCCATCTCCCTGGCCCCGGATTTTCAGAAGCCCTATTACGGTCTGGCCCGGCTGTATATTATCAATAAAGACATTGACAGCGCCGTCAGGCAGTACCAGTCCCTGCTGAACCGTGATCCCCGGCAGCCCGTTCCCTACCTGCTTCTGGGGGTAATGCATAAAACGAAGAACGATTACCCGGCCGCGGAAGGGTATTACCGCAAGGCCCTGGAGATGGATCCGCATTTTGTCCAGGCCGCTAATAACCTGGCTTATCTGCTGGCGGAACAGGGCCGTCAACTGGAGGAAGCCGTTACTCTGGCGCTGCGTGCCAGAGAGCTCAAGCCGGACGACCCCTATGTTCTGGATACCCTGGGATGGGTTTATTACCGGCAGGGGAAATACGATGACGCGATTCGTGAATTACGATTGTCCGCCGAACAGTTGCCGGACAGCGCCGATGTGAATTATCACCTGGGCATGGCGTATTACGGAAAAGGCGATGCCGTTTCAGCCCGGCAATACCTGGAAAAGGCGATGCAATCCGCCCATCCTGCCGCCGTCGAGATCAGGAGGATATTGTCTGAACTGGGTTGAGACATGATCAGGCGCCGACGATGAAATACTTTCCTTTGAAAATACTACTGTTTCTGGTCGTCATGACCGTGGTCGCTCATTTTGCCACCGTTTCTCTTCTGGAGCGGTACCTGGAATATACCTATACCCGGGGGATCGAGAATATTTACATCGGCGATACAACCCCGCTGTTTGAAGGCCGCCTTTCTTTGAGCGAGAACATCAGCAGGAACATCGACGGGTTCCTCCTAAGGAAATCACTGATACTGACCGGCGCCAGCGTGGATGTCCGCGTGACGTCGGGCGGTGCCGTCTGGGTTTATCCCCAGCCCCTTGACCTGAACGCCGACCGGCTGGCGCCGCCTTCGGCCGCTGAAGTCGCCGCCGAAAATTTCCGGCTGATGAACCAGGGGCTTTCGGTGTCGGTCAGAATCCTGCTGGGCTGGAACGCGTTGCTGGTAGTGGTGATTTTTATTTTTTACATTCTGCTGGCGGCGGGTATTTTCGCCTATTTTTACGTGTCCGGTGCCCGCCGGGCGAAGCGGGACGAAAAGGAGAAACAGCAGGAGATCGACCGTCTCCGGGAACTGGAACGGCATCATGAACAGCGGGCCGAAGCGCTGGCCCGGGAAAAGAAGCAGTTGTCCCTGGACATCGCTGAAACCAGAAAAAACCTTCTGGAATACAAGGATAACGCCGGCCGGATGGAAGACGCCATGATCGATGAAATCATTGCCCTGGAGGAAAAGATCCGGAAGAATATGGAACTGGCCGAAGCCCTGCGCCACGAAAACGAAGCCCTGAAGGAAGTTACCGGGCGGTACGAGGACGAGAAGAAACGCGGAAGCAGAAAGTCTGCCCTGTACGGCAACGTCGAGAAACGGTTCAAGGCGCTATACAAGAACATCGTTTTCCACAAGCGGGCCCTGGAAGGCTTCATGGACCTGACGGATGACATGAAAATAAAGGCGGAAGAAGTGGTCCGGCAGATCGACGCGGACCCGGCCGCCGCCAACATCAAACGCAAGGTCGACCTCCGCAAAAGCCGGGAGAAAATTTTCGAGGCGATGTTTGCCTATAACGGCCGGCTTTATTTCCGCAACACCAGAGACGGCAAGGTGGAGATCCTGGCCATCGGAAACAAGAACACGCAGGTTAAAGACATGACTTTTCTGGACACTTTTTAACCATGAGCAGCAGGAATTTGCAACGGACCACATCCAGGCAGGCGGCCAAAATAACCCCCTTTCTGGTCATGGACATACTGGAGAAGGCCGGCGTCATGGAGGCCGCCGGCATCGATGTCGTTCACCTGGAAGTGGGTGAGCCGGATTTTCCAGTGCCGGCCTGTGTCAAGGCGGCCGCCATGGAGGCCCTGCGGGAGGATTTTACCTGTTACACCCACAGCCTGGGAGATCTCCGGTTAAGGGAAGCCATTTGTCGCCACTATGCCGATCAGTACGGGGTATCCGTTTCTCCGTCCCGGGTCCTGGTGACATCCGGTACGTCTCCGGCCATGATGCTGATTTTTTCCGCCCTGCTTGATCCGGGCGATGAAGTGATCATGTCGGATCCCCATTACGCCTGCTATCCCAACTTTATTCGCTTCGCCGGCGGCACGCCGGTACCGGTTTCGGTATATGAACAGGACGGGTTTCAGCTTTCGGCGGAAGCCATCGCGCGGGCCATGACGCCCGCCACCCGGGCGATCATCATCAACTCTCCGGCCAACCCTACCGGCACGGTTTTATCCGAAGAGCGGATGCGGGAGATCGCGGCCCTGTCCCCGCTGATCATTTCCGACGAGGTCTATCACGGCCTGGTGTACGAAGGCAAAGCGCATTCCATTCTGGAGTTCACGGACGACGCCTTTGTGCTCAACGGGTTTTCCAAGCGTTACGCCATGACCGGTCTGCGCCTCGGCTTTGTTATCATGCCGGAGGCCTATGTCCGGCCGGTCCAGGTACTCCATCAGAATTTCATGATATCGGCCAACTCGCTGGTGCAGCGGGCCGGCATCGCGGCTCTGGAACAGGCCGGGGATGACGTCGCCCGCATGCGGGAAACTTACGACCAGCGGCGGCGATACATGATCCGGCGGCTCCGGGAGATGGGCTTTGCCATCGCCTCGGAACCTACCGGCGCTTTTTACGTATTTGTCAATGCCGCCCACCTGGACGGCGATTCCCTGCGGCTGGCCCTTGACATACTGGAAAAAGCCCATGTGGGTGTGACGCCGGGTGTTGATTTCGGCCGCAACGGCGAAGGGTGCCTGCGGTTTTCATACGCCAATTCCATGGAGAACATCACCCGGGGGCTGGACCGGGTGGAGCGCTACCTGAATCAGAGACGGGGCGGCTGACGGGAAAGGGGAAAGGTCATGCCGGAAGAAACCCCGGTGAATATCAGGAGGGGTGACGAGGTCACCCTGGACATCGAGTCGCTTGCCTTCGGCGGACGGGGAATCGCTCGGGTCGATGGCCTGACAGTGTTCGTGGAAGGCGCGCTCCCGGGGGATTCGGTCCGCGCCAGGATTATCAGAAAAAAGCAGCGGTACGCCGAAGCCCGTCTGATGGAAATTATCCTGCCGGCCCCTGACCGCACGGAGCCGCCCTGCCGTTATTTCGGATACTGCGGCGGATGCGTCCTGCAGAACCTGGCCTACGACCGGCAGCTGGAATACAAGCGCCAACATGTCGTCGATTCCCTGGAACATATCGCCCTGATGCCCGATGTCAGGGTCCATCCGGTTCTTCCCTCGGCCCGGCTGTTCGGGTATCGCAACAAGATGGAGTTTTCCTGCTCCGACCGGCGCTGGCTGCTGCCGGTGGAAATGGGCCGGGAAGACCTTGACACCGGCTTCGCCCTGGGGCTTCATGTTCCGGGCACGTTTAACAAAATACTGGATATCGAGCAGTGCCTGCTCTTCCCGGATGACGGCAACCGGATCCTGGCGGCCGTGCGGGAGCTTATCCGTCAGTCGTCAGTGCCGGTGTACAATCTTAAGACCCACGCCGGCTTCTGGCGGTTTGTCATGCTGCGCCATTCCGTGGCCGCGGATACCTGGATGGTCAACATCGTCACCGCCTTTGAGGACCGGCCCCGGGTTCAGCCTCTGGCGGATATGATCGCCGGGAGTTTCCCGAAGGTCTCTTCGGTAATGAATAACATCAACGGCCGGAAAGCCGCCATTGCCGCCGGGGAAAGGGAGATCCTGCTTTACGGCGACGCCGTGATCGAGGACCGCATCGGCCGATTCCGCTTCGACATATCCGCCAATTCGTTTTTCCAGACCAACACCCCTGGCGCGGAAGCCCTTTACCGGGTGGCGGAATCCTACGCCGCCCTCTCCGGAACGGAAACGGTGATGGACCTTTACTGCGGGACCGGCACCATCGCCATCCGGCTTTCCGGCGCGGCCCGGGAGGTGGTCGGCCTGGAAATCAACCCCGCCTGCGTCGCCGATGCCGATGCCAACTGCCGGAAAAACGGCATTGACAACGCGCGCTTTATCGCCGGCGACGTCCGGGAGACGCTGAATCGGATCGGCCAACCTCCCGATGTCCTGGTCATTGATCCGCCCCGGGCGGGAATGCATCCGGATGTGGTCGCGCAGGTGCTGGGACTGGCGACCCCGAAAATCGTCTATGTTTCCTGCAACCCGGCCACTCTGGCCAGGGACATCGGCCTGTTGAAGGAACATTATACCGTCGCCGAAGTGCAGCCGGTGGACATGTTCCCCCATACGCCCCATATCGAATGCGTGGCCCGACTGATTCATAAAAAGGACGGCTCATGAATACATCCGGCGCGGCCAACGGATCGCTGATACTCGCTTCCAAGTCCCCCCGGCGGAAACTGCTGCTGGAACAGGCCGGCCTGAATTTTTCCGTGGTGGTCAGCGGTTTCAAAGAGTCATCCCTGGCCTGGTCCGAGCCGGTGCGGTATACCCGGGATCTGGCCCGCGCCAAGGCCGAAGAGGTGGCCGGACGATATCCCGACAGCTGGGTGATCGGGGCCGACACCATCGTCATGGCGGACGGGGATTTGCTTGAGAAACCCGTTTCCATGGACGACGCCCGCCGCATGCTGAACCGTCTGAGCGGCGCCGTTCATGAGGTGTACACCGGTTTCGCGGTGATCCATAAGGCAAAGGATCATGCCCACGTGGACGCGGTCCGGTCCGAGGTCGAGTTCAAATCCCTGTCCGCGGCCGAGATCGAGTGGTATATTCATACGGACGAGCCTTACGACAAGGCCGGTGCCTATGCCATCCAGGGACTGGGCTCGTTCCTGGTCAAATCCGTCAAGGGATCCTATACCAACGTGGTCGGGCTGCCGGTGTGCGAGGTGGTGGACTACCTCCTGCGTCAAGAGATTATCCGGAGGAGGGCCGGCGACCTTTAATTACCGTCGGCCGGGAGAGGGACAGTGACGGAAGATACAGCCATAAAGGAAAACCTGGCGCGGGTCCGGCAGCGGATCCGGACTGCGGCGCTCGCCTGCGGCCGGTCTCCGGAGGGCATTAGGCTGATCGCCGTCAGCAAGTCCCAATCCGCGCAGACGGTGGCCAGGGGCATCGATGCCGGCATTACCGACCTGGGCGAAAACTATATCCAGGAGGCCCGGGAGAAAATCGCGGTCCTGCAGGCGCGGCCGGTGACCTGGCATTTCATCGGCCACCTTCAATCCAACAAGGCCAGATACGCGGCGGGACTGTTTGACCTGATCCACTGCCTTGATTCAGTGAAACTGGCCCGGGAACTGGATAAATATGCGGCCGGAAGCGGGATCGTGCAGAAGGTGCTGATCCAGGTCAATATCGGCGACGAAGCGACCAAGTCCGGCGTCCCGGCCGGGGAAGCGGCGGATCTGGCGGCCGCGGTCAGTTCGTTCAAACATATCTCGGTCCGGGGGTTGATGGCCCTGCCGCCCGTGTTTGACGACCCCGAACAGGCGCGGCCCTGTTTCGCGGCGGTGCGGAAGCTGGCGGAGGAAATCCGGTCCCGGCGCATTCCCGGCATCCGCATGGACGAACTTTCCATGGGCATGAGCGGCGATTTCGAGGCGGCCATCGCCGAGGGGGCCACTCTTGTCCGGATCGGCACGGCCCTGTTCGGAGAACGGCCATGAACCTGCTGCTTCACATCTGCTGCGCGCCCTGCGCCATTTATCCCGTAAGGATTCTCAGGGAGAGGGACGTGGCGGTCACGGGATATTTTTACAATCCCAACATTCATCCCTTCAGCGAGTTCGCCAGACGGCGGCAGACACTGGCCGGCTACAGCGAGTCCATTGGACTGCGGACGATCTGGCCGGAAGGGTACGACCTGGAGCGCTTTCTGCGGAGTGTGGCCTTCAGGGAGGCGGAACGCTGCCGTTACTGCTATTACGACCGGCTCCGCTCGACCGCCCTGGCGGCCCGGGACGGACAATTTGACGGCTTTTCATCCACCCTGCTGTACAGCAGGTTCCAGAAGCATGACCTGATCCGGGAGATCGGCGAGGCCGTGGGCCGGGAAACGGGTGTTTCATTTTATTACGAAGATTTCCGTACGGGATGGAAAGAGGGCGTGGAAAAATCAAAACAGTTGCAACTTTACCGGCAGCAATACTGCGGCTGTGTTTACAGCGAAAAAGAGCGGTATTACCGGGGGAAAGAGGTGAATCGGTAGGGGCACGGCGCGCCGTGCCCCTGATCGGGAAAACTCATGAAGTATCCGGGTCAGCCCAGGTTGTCCAGGTAGTGCTCCGCGGACCGCACCGCAATGGCCGCGTCCCCCACGGCCGTGGCGATCTGCCGTAAAGGCGTGACGCGGACGTCGCCGGCGGCGAACACGCCGGGAACCGAGGTTTTCATTTCCAGGTCGGTGACGATAAAACCGCCGTCATTTGTTTTCACCGTGTTTCCGATAAATTCCGCGTTGGGTTTGATGCCGACCCAGACAAAACAGCCGTTCACGGCCAGGTCACGGGTCTGGCCGGTCTTGACGTTTTTTACGGTGACGGATTCGACGTTGGTCAGCCCGCCGCCCACAGCTGTGACCACGCTGTCCCAGACAAACTCGATGCGGTCGTTGGCCAGGGCCCGTTCCTGGAGGATTTTCGCGGCCCGCAGTTGATCCCGGCGGTGAATCAGGTAGACTTTTTTCGCGAATTTGGTCAGATAAATGCTTTCCTGAACGGCCGTGTCCCCGCCGCCCACGGCCGCCACCGTCTTGTCCCGGTAAAAGGGCGCGTCGCAGGTGGCGCAGAAGGAAATGCCCCGTCCGTAGAAACGGTCCTCACCGGGTACGCCCAGGCGGTTGGGGGAGGCGCCGGTGGCGATGATGACCGCCCGGCAGGTCAGAGGCCCGTTTTCGGTGACGATTTTTTTGACTTCACCGGAAAAATCCACGGACGATACTTCCGCCGACTCGATGGCGACCTTGAGATTGGCAGCCTGTTCGCTCATCCGCATCATCAGATCGACGCCGCTGATGCCTTCCGGGAACCCGGGGTAGTTTTCGACCCAATCGGTGGCCAGCACTTGCCCGCCGGGGGTTACTTTTTCCAGCAGCACGGCGTTCATTCTGGCCCGGGCCGCGTATATGCCGGCAGTCAGCCCGGCCGGCCCGCCGCCGATAATGATCAGATCATGGTCGGTTGTCGTCATGGTCGGTCCCCTTTTTGCGGTTAGTCGACGGCTTTGTTAAGGGCTGCTTCCAGTTTGGACTTGGGGACCATGCCGACG
Proteins encoded in this region:
- a CDS encoding pyridoxal phosphate-dependent aminotransferase; the encoded protein is MSSRNLQRTTSRQAAKITPFLVMDILEKAGVMEAAGIDVVHLEVGEPDFPVPACVKAAAMEALREDFTCYTHSLGDLRLREAICRHYADQYGVSVSPSRVLVTSGTSPAMMLIFSALLDPGDEVIMSDPHYACYPNFIRFAGGTPVPVSVYEQDGFQLSAEAIARAMTPATRAIIINSPANPTGTVLSEERMREIAALSPLIISDEVYHGLVYEGKAHSILEFTDDAFVLNGFSKRYAMTGLRLGFVIMPEAYVRPVQVLHQNFMISANSLVQRAGIAALEQAGDDVARMRETYDQRRRYMIRRLREMGFAIASEPTGAFYVFVNAAHLDGDSLRLALDILEKAHVGVTPGVDFGRNGEGCLRFSYANSMENITRGLDRVERYLNQRRGG
- a CDS encoding Maf family protein, with protein sequence MNTSGAANGSLILASKSPRRKLLLEQAGLNFSVVVSGFKESSLAWSEPVRYTRDLARAKAEEVAGRYPDSWVIGADTIVMADGDLLEKPVSMDDARRMLNRLSGAVHEVYTGFAVIHKAKDHAHVDAVRSEVEFKSLSAAEIEWYIHTDEPYDKAGAYAIQGLGSFLVKSVKGSYTNVVGLPVCEVVDYLLRQEIIRRRAGDL
- the trxB gene encoding thioredoxin-disulfide reductase, which produces MTTTDHDLIIIGGGPAGLTAGIYAARARMNAVLLEKVTPGGQVLATDWVENYPGFPEGISGVDLMMRMSEQAANLKVAIESAEVSSVDFSGEVKKIVTENGPLTCRAVIIATGASPNRLGVPGEDRFYGRGISFCATCDAPFYRDKTVAAVGGGDTAVQESIYLTKFAKKVYLIHRRDQLRAAKILQERALANDRIEFVWDSVVTAVGGGLTNVESVTVKNVKTGQTRDLAVNGCFVWVGIKPNAEFIGNTVKTNDGGFIVTDLEMKTSVPGVFAAGDVRVTPLRQIATAVGDAAIAVRSAEHYLDNLG
- a CDS encoding epoxyqueuosine reductase QueH → MNLLLHICCAPCAIYPVRILRERDVAVTGYFYNPNIHPFSEFARRRQTLAGYSESIGLRTIWPEGYDLERFLRSVAFREAERCRYCYYDRLRSTALAARDGQFDGFSSTLLYSRFQKHDLIREIGEAVGRETGVSFYYEDFRTGWKEGVEKSKQLQLYRQQYCGCVYSEKERYYRGKEVNR
- a CDS encoding YggS family pyridoxal phosphate-dependent enzyme, coding for MTEDTAIKENLARVRQRIRTAALACGRSPEGIRLIAVSKSQSAQTVARGIDAGITDLGENYIQEAREKIAVLQARPVTWHFIGHLQSNKARYAAGLFDLIHCLDSVKLARELDKYAAGSGIVQKVLIQVNIGDEATKSGVPAGEAADLAAAVSSFKHISVRGLMALPPVFDDPEQARPCFAAVRKLAEEIRSRRIPGIRMDELSMGMSGDFEAAIAEGATLVRIGTALFGERP
- a CDS encoding tetratricopeptide repeat protein — protein: MISWYKQVNSRLLLVLVVPLMVIIVSGCGSDGSRSRAHLDNGREFFEKEDYHQAAVSYRRAAAVDPGSVEAWTGLGRACVRLGDIKGANEAYQRAIAIVPDHAEALLNLARFDMLAGNTAPAEERTRRVLRSAPENTEALFLLADIYNRTGRFPQAGETYEQLLPLTADRARALMGLARIQARTGDPLSALMNLEEAVSSAPDAMEPRLLLFNYYYGQGDFPNAEKVLAQAVEAHPETPALRILLGKYYFNRQRMAEAEAAFLEAVRLAPDQAGAYLVAGKFYSAVSKPETAVEMFRKAGRLNPQDVEVTTMLAEFYLDNKLIDDARRTIDGILEKHPAYFPARLLKVRSLLMAQHYDQAVALCDEYLKGNPAADQLLVSKGVAHAAKGDLAAAERVLAEAVAVAPANINAKFRLLDVYLKQDKVEQAQKLNQDMISFLHENFDVTVILGDTKLDREKAQKGLDSLDSLSRFASASPFDRLNTEQANNLKAEYDRLMSEFNRILENNPDRLNVFESIILLHAARKEYDVAQAKCDRQLERLKDKPLLAARVYNIKGGLHLARNSIDQAREAFDRAISLAPDFQKPYYGLARLYIINKDIDSAVRQYQSLLNRDPRQPVPYLLLGVMHKTKNDYPAAEGYYRKALEMDPHFVQAANNLAYLLAEQGRQLEEAVTLALRARELKPDDPYVLDTLGWVYYRQGKYDDAIRELRLSAEQLPDSADVNYHLGMAYYGKGDAVSARQYLEKAMQSAHPAAVEIRRILSELG
- the rlmD gene encoding 23S rRNA (uracil(1939)-C(5))-methyltransferase RlmD; amino-acid sequence: MPEETPVNIRRGDEVTLDIESLAFGGRGIARVDGLTVFVEGALPGDSVRARIIRKKQRYAEARLMEIILPAPDRTEPPCRYFGYCGGCVLQNLAYDRQLEYKRQHVVDSLEHIALMPDVRVHPVLPSARLFGYRNKMEFSCSDRRWLLPVEMGREDLDTGFALGLHVPGTFNKILDIEQCLLFPDDGNRILAAVRELIRQSSVPVYNLKTHAGFWRFVMLRHSVAADTWMVNIVTAFEDRPRVQPLADMIAGSFPKVSSVMNNINGRKAAIAAGEREILLYGDAVIEDRIGRFRFDISANSFFQTNTPGAEALYRVAESYAALSGTETVMDLYCGTGTIAIRLSGAAREVVGLEINPACVADADANCRKNGIDNARFIAGDVRETLNRIGQPPDVLVIDPPRAGMHPDVVAQVLGLATPKIVYVSCNPATLARDIGLLKEHYTVAEVQPVDMFPHTPHIECVARLIHKKDGS